From Planctomycetota bacterium, the proteins below share one genomic window:
- a CDS encoding cytochrome c3 family protein, producing MRHAFWLLPLGLAVVAVATCVPPAAVRTQPVDNFYCPVCRLNYPSMPPAAVQTPPADNFYCLVCHVNYKPEKLAVRHAWAGVGCMKCHGDSQDHSGDEDNVTPPDIMYPRETIDKACMECHPGNELAQKEIHQEGMQAGKICTDCHGRHRLAHRTRRWDKATGDLIELNGAPVPIAGGTGRGVKPQKGAAICERSPSLPF from the coding sequence ATGAGACATGCATTCTGGCTGTTGCCGCTGGGACTGGCGGTGGTCGCCGTCGCCACTTGTGTGCCCCCCGCGGCCGTCCGGACGCAGCCGGTCGACAACTTCTATTGTCCCGTGTGCCGCCTGAACTACCCTAGTATGCCCCCCGCGGCCGTCCAGACGCCCCCGGCCGACAACTTCTATTGTCTCGTGTGCCACGTGAACTACAAGCCGGAGAAACTGGCGGTGCGTCATGCCTGGGCCGGCGTCGGATGCATGAAGTGTCACGGCGATTCGCAGGACCACAGCGGCGACGAGGACAACGTCACGCCGCCCGACATCATGTACCCGCGCGAAACGATTGACAAGGCGTGCATGGAGTGCCATCCGGGGAACGAGTTGGCCCAGAAGGAGATCCACCAGGAAGGGATGCAGGCGGGAAAAATATGCACGGATTGCCACGGGAGGCACCGGCTGGCGCATCGGACCCGGCGGTGGGACAAGGCGACGGGCGACCTGATTGAGTTGAACGGCGCCCCCGTCCCGATCGCCGGAGGAACCGGGAGAGGGGTGAAGCCGCAGAAAGGAGCCGCAATATGCGAACGTTCGCCCTCGTTGCCATTCTGA
- a CDS encoding aldo/keto reductase, with amino-acid sequence MEDGRMTRRDFLQTSASAAAAGGLAMGIGALGPKAAQAAGESDVTKTRNYNPEMEYRRLGKTGLWISAVCMGGHWKRIDKALPPGSGGNAIFGANLENADFQKNRYDLVTRCMEVGINGIDACTCDEVKAYAKAIQGRRDKMYLGCSWYERELRNGECRTEKALLKTLEWGMKEAGLEYVDLWRITMHEGSGQHTEAEVQEMMKALETAKKQGKVRFTGFSSHDRKHIKWMIETFPTVVDAVVTPYTADSKVLPQDSLFDAVKKGKVGMFGIKPFGGTSLFKGDSSLASPEAEADDRRARLAIRYILENPAITAPIPGLINAHQVDNMALAVKEHRQELSAPEKAELKAAGREMWARLPENYQWLRDWEYV; translated from the coding sequence ATGGAAGACGGACGAATGACGCGGCGGGATTTTCTTCAGACGAGCGCCTCGGCGGCAGCGGCGGGGGGGCTGGCCATGGGGATTGGGGCCCTCGGCCCGAAGGCGGCCCAGGCGGCCGGCGAAAGCGACGTCACCAAGACGCGCAATTACAACCCCGAGATGGAATACCGTCGGCTGGGGAAAACCGGTCTCTGGATCTCGGCGGTGTGCATGGGCGGCCACTGGAAGCGGATCGACAAGGCGCTCCCGCCCGGCAGCGGCGGCAACGCCATATTCGGCGCCAACCTGGAGAACGCCGATTTTCAGAAGAACCGCTACGACCTCGTCACCCGCTGCATGGAGGTCGGCATCAACGGGATCGACGCCTGCACTTGCGACGAGGTCAAGGCGTATGCCAAGGCCATCCAGGGCCGCCGCGACAAGATGTACCTGGGGTGCTCCTGGTACGAGAGGGAACTGCGAAATGGCGAGTGCCGGACCGAGAAGGCGCTCCTGAAAACCCTCGAGTGGGGCATGAAGGAAGCGGGCCTCGAGTACGTGGACCTGTGGCGGATCACGATGCACGAGGGAAGCGGCCAACACACCGAGGCCGAGGTCCAGGAGATGATGAAGGCTCTGGAGACGGCGAAGAAGCAGGGCAAGGTGCGGTTCACGGGCTTTTCGTCGCACGATCGCAAGCACATCAAGTGGATGATCGAGACCTTCCCCACGGTGGTGGACGCGGTCGTCACGCCGTACACGGCCGACAGCAAGGTCCTGCCCCAGGACAGCCTATTTGACGCGGTGAAGAAGGGGAAGGTGGGCATGTTCGGCATCAAGCCGTTCGGGGGCACCTCGCTGTTCAAGGGCGACAGTTCGCTGGCCAGTCCGGAGGCGGAGGCGGACGACCGGCGGGCGCGGCTGGCGATCCGGTACATCCTGGAGAACCCGGCAATCACGGCGCCGATCCCCGGCCTGATCAATGCCCATCAGGTGGATAACATGGCCCTGGCCGTCAAGGAGCACCGGCAGGAACTCTCGGCCCCGGAGAAGGCCGAGTTGAAGGCGGCCGGGCGGGAAATGTGGGCGAGACTTCCCGAAAATTACCAGTGGCTCCGGGACTGGGAGTACGTGTAA
- a CDS encoding ThuA domain-containing protein encodes MRTFALVAILMAAVTAVGWLASARSATTAAEKAASKAVADPYVVYDGYEGPGKGKHIVLVAGDDEYRSEELIPQLAKILAVRHGFRCTVLWAINKQSGEIDPMTLDNIPGLEALATADLMVLFLRFRDLPDEQMKYIDDYTNSGRPILGLRTSTHAFNIAKPKDTPYAKWSFRAGGETAGGYGRQVLGETWVNHYGSHQRESTRGLVAEGMEGHPIVKGCEDIWGPSDVYAITTLSGDSQPLIMGQVLEGMNPNDKPNPNKKLVPVAWIKTYTGTQGKASKVFTTTMGHGGDLKSEGFRRLLVNACYWCMGMEGRIAARSKADLVGEYEPGNIGMGGHKKGLKPGDFKIR; translated from the coding sequence ATGCGAACGTTCGCCCTCGTTGCCATTCTGATGGCCGCCGTGACGGCGGTCGGCTGGTTGGCCTCGGCCCGATCCGCCACGACGGCGGCTGAAAAGGCGGCCTCGAAGGCTGTGGCCGATCCTTACGTGGTCTACGACGGTTATGAGGGTCCGGGGAAGGGGAAGCACATCGTCCTGGTGGCGGGGGATGACGAGTACCGGTCGGAGGAACTGATCCCGCAGTTGGCGAAGATCCTGGCCGTCCGCCATGGGTTCCGGTGCACGGTGCTTTGGGCGATCAACAAACAATCCGGCGAGATCGACCCCATGACGCTCGACAACATCCCCGGCCTGGAAGCCCTGGCGACCGCGGACCTGATGGTCCTGTTCCTCCGCTTTCGCGACTTGCCGGACGAACAGATGAAATATATCGACGACTACACCAACTCCGGCAGGCCGATCCTGGGGCTGCGAACCTCCACGCACGCGTTCAACATCGCGAAGCCGAAGGACACCCCCTATGCGAAGTGGAGTTTCCGCGCCGGCGGCGAAACGGCGGGGGGTTACGGCCGCCAGGTGCTGGGCGAAACCTGGGTGAACCACTACGGGAGCCACCAGAGAGAAAGCACGCGCGGCCTCGTCGCGGAGGGCATGGAAGGCCACCCAATCGTCAAAGGCTGTGAAGATATCTGGGGACCTTCTGATGTCTACGCGATCACCACGCTCTCCGGAGACAGCCAACCGCTGATTATGGGCCAGGTGCTCGAAGGCATGAACCCGAACGACAAGCCGAACCCGAATAAGAAACTCGTGCCCGTGGCGTGGATCAAGACGTACACCGGCACGCAGGGAAAGGCCTCGAAGGTCTTCACCACCACGATGGGCCACGGGGGGGACCTGAAGAGCGAGGGATTCCGCCGGCTCCTGGTGAACGCCTGTTACTGGTGCATGGGCATGGAAGGCCGGATCGCCGCCAGGAGCAAAGCCGACCTCGTTGGCGAGTACGAACCCGGCAACATCGGCATGGGCGGCCACAAGAAGGGCCTGAAGCCCGGGGATTTCAAGATCCGGTAA